From one Musa acuminata AAA Group cultivar baxijiao chromosome BXJ2-6, Cavendish_Baxijiao_AAA, whole genome shotgun sequence genomic stretch:
- the LOC103986875 gene encoding uncharacterized protein LOC103986875, with protein MAFSPCRLLRLVPRHRTLATAASSSRAVAVFWDLDNKPPNTIPPYDAAVRLHLAAASFGPLRFSVAYANHHAFRHLPAPVRAARAERRAADHLEAAKPSRVPSYLCRVCGRRFFAHANLVNHFRQIHEREQEKRLRRIDSATGGRRVRLVAALSLKMEKYKKAARELLTPEVGYGLADELRRAGVVVRTVDDRPEAADRALREHMVETMDRGKVGCLVLVSDDSGFLGVMREARMRCLKTVVVGDEGDGALKRYADSALSWKDVVSGKAKKEAASAVGRWKDRDLLKKLEWRHMPEEEEGESDIFDDDSDAGDEEDGCLGLVGEGDKKPWWKLNSDSNDLH; from the coding sequence ATGGCATTCTCCCCCTGCCGCCTCCTCCGTCTCGTCCCCCGTCACCGGACCCTCGCCACCGCTGCTTCCTCCTCCCGGGCCGTCGCCGTGTTCTGGGACCTCGATAACAAGCCGCCCAACACCATCCCGCCCTACGACGCTGCCGTCCGCCTCCACCTCGCCGCCGCCTCCTTCGGTCCCCTACGCTTCTCCGTCGCCTACGCCAACCACCACGCCTTTCGCCACCTCCCTGCCCCCGTCCGTGCCGCTCGCGCCGAACGCCGTGCTGCCGACCACCTCGAGGCTGCGAAACCCTCCCGTGTCCCCTCCTACCTCTGCCGCGTCTGCGGCCGCCGCTTCTTCGCCCACGCCAATCTCGTCAACCACTTCAGGCAGATCCACGAGCGCGAGCAGGAGAAGCGCCTCCGCCGCATCGACTCGGCCACCGGCGGCCGCAGGGTCCGGCTCGTGGCCGCGCTGTCGCTGAAGATGGAGAAGTACAAGAAGGCAGCGAGGGAACTGTTGACCCCCGAAGTCGGGTACGGACTCGCCGACGAGCTCCGCCGGGCTGGGGTTGTGGTCCGGACTGTCGATGACCGACCGGAGGCGGCCGACCGGGCGCTGAGAGAGCACATGGTGGAGACGATGGATCGGGGGAAGGTTGGATGCTTGGTGTTGGTCTCGGACGATTCCGGGTTTCTTGGAGTGATGAGAGAGGCCAGGATGAGGTGTTTGAAGACGGTTGTGGTGGGGGACGAGGGCGACGGGGCATTGAAGAGGTACGCAGATTCAGCGCTGTCATGGAAGGATGTAGTCTCGGGCAAGGCAAAGAAGGAGGCGGCCAGTGCAGTGGGCAGGTGGAAAGATCGGGATTtactgaagaaattagagtggagGCATATgccagaggaagaggaaggcgaaagtgatatttttgatgatgacagtgACGCTGGGGATGAGGAAGATGGGTGCCTGGGCTTGGTGGGAGAGGGAGATAAGAAACCTTGGTGGAAGTTGAATTCAGATTCAAATGATCTACATTAA